In a genomic window of Synechococcales cyanobacterium T60_A2020_003:
- a CDS encoding IS5/IS1182 family transposase — YHRRSIAETTMFRFKTIFGGNLSARQFDNQAVELFIKCVALNRMIQIAKPDSYKVEA, encoded by the coding sequence GCTATCATCGTCGTTCGATTGCTGAAACTACCATGTTCCGCTTTAAGACTATTTTTGGGGGCAATCTCAGTGCACGTCAATTTGACAATCAAGCCGTGGAATTGTTCATCAAATGTGTTGCGCTCAACCGCATGATTCAGATCGCTAAACCCGATAGCTACAAAGTCGAAGCTTAA